One segment of Cerasicoccus sp. TK19100 DNA contains the following:
- the aroQ gene encoding type II 3-dehydroquinate dehydratase, producing MKFGILNGPNLNRLGKREPAIYGSQTLADLEDLIEAKAEELGVVVDCFQSNHEGDMVEKIHHWAEDKFDGFVLNGAAYTHTSVALRDAIASSDLAFVEVHISNIYAREEFRKHSYTAPLAKGVITGLGLNGYLYALDWLAKHPSAPDLV from the coding sequence ATGAAATTCGGCATCCTCAACGGCCCCAACCTGAACCGACTCGGCAAACGCGAGCCCGCCATCTACGGTTCGCAGACGCTGGCTGACCTCGAAGACCTGATTGAGGCCAAGGCCGAGGAGCTTGGTGTGGTTGTCGATTGCTTCCAGTCCAACCACGAGGGCGACATGGTCGAGAAGATCCACCATTGGGCGGAGGACAAGTTTGACGGCTTCGTGCTCAATGGTGCCGCCTACACCCACACCTCCGTTGCCCTGCGTGACGCCATCGCCAGCAGCGATCTGGCCTTCGTCGAAGTCCACATTTCCAATATCTACGCGCGCGAGGAATTTCGCAAGCACTCCTACACCGCGCCTCTGGCCAAGGGCGTCATCACCGGCCTCGGCCTCAACGGCTACCTCTACGCCCTCGATTGGCTGGCCAAGCATCCCAGCGCACCGGACTTGGTTTAG
- a CDS encoding MotA/TolQ/ExbB proton channel family protein: MERLVALRSSKILPKSIVDSFVKGDVLELEGDHDSTAGRILFFYQLNRPDPEALKAFASLETARLERGMFILDIVVGAAPLLGLLGTVTGLIDVFSGIDPSSGMPDPTQFMQGIAMALTTTMLGLSIAIPALVGASYLNRRVDLLTAQLFVGVERMVDLAKGQKD, translated from the coding sequence GTGGAACGTCTCGTGGCACTGCGCAGTTCGAAGATCCTCCCGAAGTCGATCGTCGATAGCTTCGTCAAGGGCGACGTGCTGGAGCTCGAGGGCGACCACGACTCAACCGCAGGCCGCATTCTATTCTTCTACCAGCTCAACCGGCCGGACCCCGAGGCGCTCAAGGCCTTCGCCTCGCTGGAAACCGCCCGCCTCGAGCGCGGCATGTTCATCCTCGACATCGTTGTCGGTGCCGCGCCGCTCCTCGGCCTGCTCGGCACGGTGACGGGCCTCATCGACGTCTTCAGCGGCATCGACCCCAGCTCCGGCATGCCCGACCCGACTCAATTCATGCAAGGCATCGCCATGGCGCTGACCACCACCATGCTCGGCCTGTCCATCGCGATCCCGGCCCTCGTCGGCGCCAGTTATTTAAACCGCCGCGTCGACCTCCTCACCGCGCAACTCTTCGTCGGCGTCGAGCGCATGGTGGATCTGGCCAAGGGCCAGAAAGATTAA
- a CDS encoding sodium:solute symporter family transporter, producing the protein MSTLDIILFFVSVIGVIGFGLWKSRDPGEAPKDASDYFLAGRGLSWWLVGFSLIAANISTEQFVGMSGQAADWLGLAIASYEWMAAITLVVIAFLFLPRLLRCGIYTVPEFLEYRYGLLSRMIMAVATMVILVGVPTASVIYSGAKVISVFFVDVSLLGLDLGNLTVGCWIIAIAAAAYVFIGGLKACAWTDLIWGSALILGGAMVMFFAFQTLGEMPAEKLMANKVHTSPATLEDLEQAGPIARLFHLTDGPAVTGENGAGGKMHMIRPSDDASIPWTALIIGLWIPNFFYWGLNQYIMQRTLGSKSLAEGQKGIVFAAGLKLLIPFIVVIPGILAFHLFADDLREQAAVKNAPILAMVEARQDVLIPFSEEFARLNPAEAQLVVQHNAGLLNNELDNSASQSNWHVVNAELLSQADPGKIGVALAGYDYDSAFPTLLRNLLKPGIAWFVLAAIFGAVVSSLASMLNSASTIATMDIYDKVRGKASQGELVRAGRVFVVLFVLVAGFIAPNLGSPQFGGIYNFIQEFQGFLSPGILAVFLFGFLAKRCPRYAGWLGILLNFLLYGGLKMVAPEIAFLNRMAICFGVVCTVLLVLTLVNPLKEPVTMPVNEQIEMESSKSAKFWGCVVVVATLALYVIFW; encoded by the coding sequence ATGAGTACGCTTGATATCATTCTCTTCTTTGTGTCCGTAATTGGCGTCATCGGCTTCGGCCTTTGGAAAAGCCGCGATCCTGGCGAAGCGCCGAAGGATGCCAGCGACTATTTTTTGGCGGGCCGTGGTCTGTCCTGGTGGCTGGTCGGTTTTTCGCTGATCGCAGCAAATATTTCCACCGAGCAATTTGTGGGCATGAGCGGGCAGGCAGCCGACTGGCTCGGCCTGGCTATCGCTTCGTATGAATGGATGGCAGCGATCACGCTCGTGGTCATTGCGTTTCTATTTTTGCCCCGTTTGCTGCGTTGCGGTATCTACACGGTGCCGGAGTTTCTTGAGTATCGTTACGGCTTGCTGTCGCGCATGATCATGGCCGTGGCGACGATGGTGATCCTCGTTGGCGTGCCGACGGCATCCGTTATTTATTCGGGGGCAAAAGTGATCAGTGTGTTCTTTGTCGACGTGTCGCTGCTCGGCTTGGACTTGGGTAACTTGACCGTTGGCTGCTGGATCATCGCCATTGCTGCGGCAGCTTATGTGTTTATCGGAGGATTGAAGGCTTGTGCCTGGACGGACTTGATATGGGGATCGGCGCTGATCCTTGGCGGTGCGATGGTGATGTTTTTCGCATTCCAAACACTGGGCGAAATGCCTGCGGAAAAACTGATGGCGAACAAGGTACACACATCGCCGGCGACTTTGGAAGACCTGGAGCAGGCGGGTCCTATCGCGCGCTTATTTCATCTGACCGATGGCCCCGCCGTAACCGGCGAGAATGGGGCGGGTGGGAAAATGCACATGATTCGGCCCAGCGACGATGCTTCAATCCCCTGGACGGCATTGATTATTGGTCTTTGGATACCGAACTTTTTCTACTGGGGCTTGAACCAATACATCATGCAGCGGACGCTGGGCTCGAAGTCTTTGGCCGAGGGGCAGAAAGGGATCGTGTTCGCGGCCGGGCTCAAGCTGCTGATTCCCTTTATTGTGGTGATTCCCGGCATATTAGCGTTTCATTTATTTGCGGATGATCTCCGCGAACAAGCGGCGGTTAAAAACGCGCCCATTCTGGCCATGGTCGAGGCAAGGCAGGATGTGCTCATTCCGTTCAGCGAAGAATTCGCGCGGCTCAATCCGGCTGAAGCCCAACTAGTCGTGCAGCATAATGCGGGATTGCTGAATAATGAGTTGGATAACTCTGCATCGCAAAGTAATTGGCATGTGGTGAACGCAGAATTGCTCAGCCAAGCCGACCCGGGGAAGATCGGCGTGGCGTTGGCGGGCTATGATTACGACTCGGCGTTCCCCACCTTGCTGCGAAATTTGCTGAAGCCCGGCATCGCCTGGTTCGTGTTGGCGGCGATTTTTGGTGCCGTTGTTTCATCGCTTGCCTCAATGCTAAACTCGGCTTCGACGATTGCGACCATGGACATCTATGACAAGGTGCGCGGCAAAGCGAGCCAGGGTGAATTGGTCCGTGCTGGCCGGGTGTTTGTGGTGTTGTTTGTGCTGGTGGCAGGATTCATCGCACCCAATCTGGGAAGCCCACAATTCGGTGGGATCTACAACTTTATTCAGGAGTTTCAGGGCTTTCTCAGTCCGGGTATACTCGCGGTCTTCCTGTTTGGCTTTCTCGCGAAGCGATGCCCGCGCTACGCAGGCTGGCTGGGTATTTTGTTAAATTTCTTGCTTTATGGTGGGCTAAAAATGGTAGCCCCAGAAATCGCCTTCTTGAACCGGATGGCCATCTGCTTCGGCGTTGTGTGCACAGTGCTGCTGGTGTTGACCTTGGTTAACCCTCTGAAGGAGCCAGTGACAATGCCCGTGAATGAGCAGATCGAAATGGAGAGCTCGAAATCCGCCAAGTTCTGGGGATGCGTTGTCGTGGTCGCGACGTTGGCGCTATACGTGATCTTCTGGTAG
- the pgsA gene encoding CDP-diacylglycerol--glycerol-3-phosphate 3-phosphatidyltransferase — translation MNLPNLLSLSRIAFLFVIAALLFAEFPYAKLSALVLFIIAAITDWADGWVARRFNMITDFGKLMDALADKVLMVGMFVILITIPGFMPRWSLFLVLLIIGREFLITGLRLVAASRGVVLAAEKGGKIKTVFQILAASILLLVLSLAQEMGASKGVVDGFFWAGMGLFIIATGLTVQSGGTYLVKYWFLFKPPEDGDKHVK, via the coding sequence TTGAATCTGCCTAACCTGCTTAGCCTGTCGCGTATCGCGTTCCTGTTTGTGATCGCGGCGCTGCTGTTTGCGGAGTTTCCCTATGCTAAGCTGTCGGCGCTGGTGCTGTTTATTATCGCGGCGATTACGGACTGGGCGGACGGCTGGGTGGCGCGCCGCTTTAATATGATCACCGACTTTGGCAAGCTGATGGACGCACTGGCGGACAAGGTGCTGATGGTCGGTATGTTTGTGATTCTGATCACGATACCGGGCTTCATGCCGCGCTGGAGCCTCTTTCTGGTGCTGCTGATCATCGGCCGGGAATTCCTCATCACCGGGCTGCGTTTGGTGGCGGCGAGTCGAGGCGTGGTGCTGGCGGCGGAGAAGGGCGGCAAGATCAAGACCGTCTTTCAAATTCTCGCAGCGAGCATTCTGCTGCTGGTGTTGTCCCTCGCGCAGGAAATGGGCGCGAGCAAGGGCGTTGTCGACGGCTTTTTCTGGGCTGGCATGGGGCTCTTCATCATTGCCACTGGGCTGACGGTGCAATCCGGTGGCACCTATCTGGTGAAATACTGGTTCCTCTTCAAGCCACCGGAAGATGGCGACAAGCATGTAAAATAG
- a CDS encoding GNAT family N-acetyltransferase codes for MGWLKDIFDTRYPWKHSRVRQRILPLTFRPALNEEDFAFCESLHEKNIPHGVPKGHLPIYQDSLRSGMTLTLIAEHNSTPVATCGVHWCNENVLGFAYGLVHPDYHGKGIGTTMSFARFGLPPINRDPFLITLCALETSLTFYQSLGFKFLCREDAQDHRFCRADINPFTAELVAYSRDLLNEAGAEVQWDAYNIPVAEETKEMILAEE; via the coding sequence ATGGGCTGGCTGAAGGATATATTTGATACGCGCTACCCCTGGAAGCACTCCCGGGTGCGTCAAAGAATTCTCCCGCTGACATTTCGCCCCGCGCTCAACGAAGAAGACTTCGCCTTCTGCGAAAGTCTGCATGAGAAAAATATCCCACATGGCGTCCCTAAGGGGCATCTGCCGATCTATCAGGATTCGCTGCGTAGCGGCATGACGTTAACGCTCATTGCCGAGCATAATTCCACCCCGGTTGCGACATGCGGGGTGCATTGGTGTAATGAAAATGTTCTGGGCTTCGCGTATGGGTTGGTTCACCCGGACTATCACGGCAAAGGCATCGGCACCACCATGAGCTTTGCCCGTTTCGGCCTACCGCCAATCAACCGGGATCCTTTCCTCATCACGCTTTGCGCGCTCGAAACATCGCTGACTTTTTACCAATCACTGGGCTTTAAATTTCTCTGCCGTGAGGATGCGCAGGACCACCGCTTTTGCCGCGCCGACATCAACCCATTCACTGCGGAGCTAGTCGCCTACTCACGCGACCTGCTGAACGAGGCTGGCGCTGAAGTTCAGTGGGACGCCTATAACATTCCCGTGGCGGAAGAAACGAAAGAAATGATTCTCGCCGAAGAGTAA
- a CDS encoding phosphatidylglycerophosphatase A family protein, giving the protein MNPDKWHPWTAFVPSPIVTNLATLGPLGYLGKAPGTNGSVAGVILFTVMFYPLSPLGYLLMLALWIYLSIAFCGEAEKRLFKRDPGEIILDEVVALPVCFIGLQPEIAAWGGWAWLILLAGFGLFRLFDILKPLGIKQLQFMPGGLGVVADDLAAGVATCICLHLLVWLGGPYIL; this is encoded by the coding sequence ATGAACCCCGATAAATGGCATCCCTGGACGGCGTTTGTGCCGAGCCCGATTGTGACGAACCTGGCCACGCTTGGCCCGCTGGGCTACCTGGGCAAAGCGCCGGGTACCAATGGCTCGGTGGCCGGGGTGATCCTCTTCACGGTGATGTTTTATCCACTGTCGCCGCTGGGCTATCTGTTGATGCTGGCACTGTGGATTTATCTTTCCATCGCGTTTTGCGGGGAGGCGGAAAAGCGTCTCTTTAAGCGGGACCCGGGCGAAATCATCCTCGACGAAGTCGTGGCACTGCCGGTGTGTTTTATCGGCTTGCAGCCTGAGATTGCCGCCTGGGGCGGCTGGGCATGGCTGATCCTGCTGGCGGGCTTTGGGCTGTTCCGCCTTTTCGACATCCTGAAGCCGCTGGGCATTAAGCAATTGCAATTCATGCCGGGCGGGTTGGGCGTTGTTGCCGACGATCTGGCCGCGGGGGTGGCGACTTGTATTTGCCTGCACTTGCTGGTATGGCTGGGCGGACCGTATATTCTTTAA
- the coaD gene encoding pantetheine-phosphate adenylyltransferase, whose amino-acid sequence MRRAIYPGTFDPITNGHLDVLARAKLLFDEVVVAVAPNDPKSPIFTLDERVALVKEITAEMPGVSVQLLQGLTVDFARSLGAVALVRGLRAISDFEYEFQMAQMNRHLADDIETIFLMPNQEYFYTSSNIVKAVANFDVDRIEHFVPARAMEALREKYPSQA is encoded by the coding sequence ATGCGCCGCGCTATCTACCCAGGCACTTTTGATCCCATCACCAATGGGCACCTCGACGTGCTCGCACGAGCCAAGCTACTCTTCGACGAAGTTGTGGTGGCGGTGGCCCCCAACGATCCCAAGAGCCCGATTTTTACGCTGGATGAACGCGTGGCACTGGTGAAGGAAATTACCGCCGAGATGCCCGGAGTCAGCGTCCAGTTGCTTCAAGGCCTGACGGTTGATTTCGCTCGGAGCCTGGGCGCGGTGGCGCTGGTGCGTGGCTTGCGGGCGATTTCCGACTTCGAATACGAGTTTCAAATGGCGCAGATGAACCGACACCTTGCCGACGATATTGAGACAATTTTCCTCATGCCCAACCAGGAGTATTTCTACACGAGCTCCAACATTGTGAAAGCCGTGGCGAACTTCGATGTCGACCGTATTGAGCACTTTGTGCCAGCCCGCGCGATGGAAGCTCTGCGCGAAAAATACCCCTCTCAGGCGTAA
- a CDS encoding LacI family DNA-binding transcriptional regulator — translation MKQVNQQAIADALELSRATVSRCFTNHPGINPETRARVFELASRMGYNHISMRTSRTGNKRTRPIFGVLICSDEEEYHRKDYESPGRLLLKGVSEYCQLAKVGVSVHFVDPDIESIEHPTYKDLFNTVGRHWSGLLLLYPFPKPVIDELLIRMPCVSLVEQRNSGELDCVDVNHYQGIALLINKLHNMGHRRIGFYTKAYPTEASWSLRRFGAYTEKMTQLDLPILERDLINAQPRKMVSLADSFDLAAERIRDGVTAYVCAADHQAYDLIRELNKRGIRTPEDVSITGFDGIPAPKGAPELSTIQIPYRNIGYAAAKRLNDLLKKRFGPSQHILMGCQFSDGNTLTKPRTQAI, via the coding sequence ATGAAACAAGTTAATCAGCAGGCGATTGCCGATGCCCTGGAACTCTCTCGCGCAACCGTGTCCCGTTGCTTCACCAACCACCCGGGGATCAACCCGGAGACGCGGGCGCGCGTATTTGAGCTAGCCTCACGGATGGGCTACAACCACATCTCGATGCGCACCTCACGCACGGGAAACAAGCGCACGCGCCCCATCTTCGGCGTCCTAATCTGTTCCGACGAAGAGGAATACCATCGCAAGGACTACGAGAGCCCGGGACGCCTTCTCCTGAAAGGAGTTTCCGAGTATTGCCAACTCGCTAAAGTAGGTGTTTCCGTGCACTTCGTCGACCCCGACATCGAGTCCATTGAGCACCCGACTTACAAAGATCTATTCAACACCGTTGGACGCCACTGGTCTGGCCTTCTACTACTCTACCCATTCCCCAAGCCAGTGATCGACGAGCTCCTCATCCGCATGCCGTGCGTCTCCCTGGTAGAGCAGCGCAACTCCGGGGAACTGGACTGCGTAGACGTCAACCACTACCAAGGCATCGCGCTCCTAATCAACAAGTTGCACAACATGGGCCATCGCCGCATCGGCTTTTACACCAAAGCTTATCCAACGGAAGCCAGTTGGTCACTGCGACGCTTCGGTGCCTACACTGAAAAGATGACCCAGCTCGACCTCCCCATCCTTGAGCGCGATTTAATCAACGCCCAACCGCGCAAGATGGTTTCACTGGCTGACAGCTTTGACCTCGCAGCCGAGCGAATTCGCGATGGCGTCACCGCCTATGTGTGCGCCGCCGACCACCAGGCGTACGATCTCATTCGCGAGCTCAATAAACGCGGTATCCGCACACCAGAAGATGTTTCCATAACCGGCTTCGATGGCATTCCCGCCCCGAAAGGTGCCCCAGAACTGAGCACTATACAGATCCCCTACCGCAACATCGGCTACGCTGCGGCCAAGCGACTAAACGACTTGCTTAAGAAGCGCTTTGGCCCTTCGCAACACATCCTGATGGGTTGTCAGTTTAGTGATGGCAACACGCTCACTAAGCCACGCACGCAGGCCATCTAA
- a CDS encoding DUF456 domain-containing protein, which produces MEIEHHWLALSVTFLIFLIGLLGSLLPVIPGCFVVWLGALIYWLWVPEGGVGLVYILSTAGLVILAQLLDFIASYYGARKFGGTWRGGVGALLGAIFGPLLLSLIPGIGTIAGLILGPIIGAVLGELSAGRTFKEGGKAGFGTVVGGLVSFAMKFAIAVAMIGWFCFEVFFTRP; this is translated from the coding sequence ATGGAAATTGAACACCATTGGCTCGCGCTCAGCGTGACCTTCCTGATTTTCCTTATCGGGCTGCTAGGCTCGCTGCTGCCGGTGATTCCTGGCTGCTTCGTGGTCTGGCTTGGCGCGTTGATTTACTGGCTTTGGGTGCCCGAGGGCGGCGTTGGGCTGGTCTATATTTTGAGCACAGCCGGGCTCGTCATCCTGGCGCAGTTATTGGATTTCATCGCAAGCTACTACGGCGCTCGAAAATTCGGTGGCACTTGGCGCGGCGGCGTTGGCGCATTGCTCGGGGCAATCTTCGGTCCGCTGCTTTTGTCCCTGATTCCAGGCATTGGCACGATCGCAGGCCTGATCCTGGGGCCGATCATTGGTGCCGTGCTTGGTGAGCTGTCCGCCGGGCGCACCTTTAAAGAAGGGGGCAAGGCCGGTTTTGGCACCGTCGTCGGTGGGCTGGTTTCCTTCGCGATGAAGTTTGCTATCGCCGTTGCAATGATCGGCTGGTTCTGCTTCGAGGTATTCTTTACGCGCCCCTAG
- a CDS encoding Nif3-like dinuclear metal center hexameric protein, which yields MARLKDIVEYCDQRTHREEIKDFPGAMNGLQFENHGDVGKVGAAVDAGLIPFEMAADKGIDFLIVHHGMFWNKPAPIVGQLRKKLLVLLANNIAVYSSHLPLDCHPQIGNNAILARKLGLKVDGGFVRYEGHDIAVTAPATDGHRDHLKDKLQKLFPDTLTCIEAGPANIRRVGILTGSGRSAIPELKSRGIDTFITGELKQEHFNIAQEEEINLYLGGHYATETFGVSALAADVAEKFSLDWEFIDTGCPL from the coding sequence ATGGCACGCTTGAAAGACATCGTCGAATACTGTGATCAACGCACGCACCGCGAAGAGATTAAAGACTTCCCAGGTGCCATGAACGGCCTGCAATTCGAGAACCACGGCGACGTGGGTAAAGTCGGTGCTGCGGTCGACGCCGGCCTCATCCCCTTTGAAATGGCGGCCGATAAAGGGATCGATTTCCTAATCGTTCACCACGGCATGTTCTGGAACAAACCTGCGCCGATCGTTGGCCAGCTCCGCAAAAAACTCCTCGTGCTCTTGGCCAACAACATCGCCGTTTACAGCTCACACCTGCCGCTGGACTGCCATCCGCAGATCGGCAACAACGCCATCCTTGCGCGCAAGCTCGGCCTCAAGGTCGATGGCGGCTTCGTTCGCTACGAGGGGCACGATATCGCCGTGACCGCCCCGGCGACTGACGGCCACCGCGACCACCTCAAGGACAAGCTGCAAAAGCTGTTCCCCGACACCCTGACGTGCATCGAAGCCGGCCCGGCCAACATCCGCCGCGTGGGCATCCTCACTGGCAGCGGTCGCTCAGCGATCCCCGAGCTGAAAAGCCGCGGCATCGATACCTTCATCACCGGCGAGCTCAAGCAGGAGCATTTTAACATCGCCCAGGAGGAGGAGATCAACCTCTACCTCGGCGGCCACTACGCCACGGAAACGTTTGGCGTCAGCGCTCTCGCTGCCGATGTTGCGGAAAAGTTCAGCCTCGACTGGGAGTTCATCGACACCGGTTGTCCGCTTTAG
- a CDS encoding ExbD/TolR family protein, which yields MKRLRPRRKAEINIVPLIDVLIVLIFFFLMTMQFRNMNVLNITPPKMETAGKSGEVEQIVIGITTEGTFYLNNEIVTEDEIKSAFTEAARQENKPNILVQADEDVPLKHVTFVMDESRKVELGKVRLQAR from the coding sequence ATGAAACGCCTCCGACCACGCCGCAAAGCCGAGATCAACATCGTGCCGTTGATCGACGTGTTGATCGTGCTCATTTTCTTCTTCCTGATGACGATGCAGTTCCGCAACATGAACGTGCTCAACATCACCCCGCCAAAAATGGAAACCGCCGGCAAAAGCGGCGAAGTTGAGCAGATCGTCATTGGCATCACCACCGAAGGAACCTTTTACCTGAACAACGAAATCGTCACTGAAGACGAGATCAAGTCGGCCTTCACCGAGGCCGCCCGCCAGGAAAACAAGCCCAACATCCTCGTCCAGGCCGATGAGGACGTCCCGCTCAAGCACGTAACGTTCGTCATGGACGAATCGCGCAAGGTCGAGCTGGGCAAAGTCCGCCTGCAAGCACGTTAA
- the sigJ gene encoding RNA polymerase sigma factor SigJ: protein MDGDQFEQYRSSIEGLAYRMLGSRVDAQDIAQDTYLRWQKRPRGELRSEKSWLLKTASRLALDRLKSAQRNRETYVGPWLPEPWLIEESAPDQQAMLDDTVTIALMIAMERLSPAERAAFLLHDVFGLTFDEIAEALGKSTVACRQLASRGRASIRDKRPRFDLNPARHQALLDAFLAACNAGDLAALKDMLAEDATLVSDSGGKAISARRVIESQDKVSRFFQGVFAKARRRGEQRVAHYGHFNGLPALMLADAGQPHSAFSLSIVDGKIQSIYVHRNPDKLALLGSVPR from the coding sequence ATGGACGGCGATCAATTTGAACAATACCGCTCCTCCATCGAGGGCCTGGCCTATCGCATGCTGGGCTCTCGCGTGGATGCGCAGGACATCGCTCAGGACACCTACTTGCGTTGGCAAAAACGCCCCCGGGGCGAGCTGCGTTCCGAGAAATCCTGGCTGCTGAAAACCGCTTCCCGGCTCGCTCTGGATCGCCTGAAGTCCGCTCAGCGCAACCGCGAAACCTACGTCGGCCCCTGGCTGCCCGAGCCTTGGCTCATCGAGGAATCCGCCCCCGACCAGCAGGCCATGCTCGACGACACCGTAACCATCGCACTGATGATCGCTATGGAGCGCCTCAGCCCGGCCGAGCGCGCGGCCTTCCTGCTCCACGATGTATTCGGACTGACCTTCGACGAGATTGCCGAGGCCCTGGGTAAATCGACCGTCGCCTGTCGCCAGCTCGCCTCGCGTGGCCGGGCGTCCATCCGCGACAAGCGCCCACGCTTCGACCTGAATCCCGCGCGACACCAGGCGCTGCTCGATGCCTTTCTGGCCGCCTGCAACGCAGGTGATCTGGCGGCGCTCAAAGATATGCTCGCGGAGGACGCCACCCTTGTCAGCGACAGTGGCGGTAAGGCGATTTCCGCACGCCGCGTCATCGAATCGCAGGATAAAGTCAGCCGCTTTTTTCAGGGCGTGTTCGCCAAGGCGCGCAGGCGCGGCGAACAGCGCGTGGCGCACTACGGCCATTTCAATGGCCTGCCGGCGCTCATGCTCGCGGATGCCGGCCAACCGCACTCTGCCTTCAGCCTGTCAATCGTCGATGGCAAGATCCAGAGCATCTACGTCCACCGCAATCCGGATAAGTTAGCGCTCTTGGGCAGCGTACCACGGTAA
- a CDS encoding glycoside hydrolase family 2 TIM barrel-domain containing protein, with protein sequence MVGFSLAVSPLFSQSKVEIKETSPSHFELMVDGQPFFGKGVGGYNNLPMLKEMGGNCFRTWGVESLEKRIDGKPLLDYAHDLGLKVVVGIWLGHERHGFDYTDQSQLRKQRKDVEDAVRRYKDHPAVLMWGLGNEMEGPISDGSEIRIWKELNHLAKLVKDEDPDHPVMTVIAGIGGEKVKNIIKYYPEIDVLGVNAYASAPGVGSGLVDQGWKKPFMLTEFGPSGHWEVGHTSWGAPIEPTSREKAASYFATQKRVIEDGQGMCLGTFAFLWSHKQETTSTWYGMFLPTGEKLGTVDAMSYAWNGEFPDNRSPKLISLSSPADQKRIKRGTTQKAKVDVEDADGDNLDIEWVVTAENTDRKTGGDAEAVPPSFPELIARNGGESVEFRAPSRSGAYRLFVYIRDGEGGAATANFPFYVE encoded by the coding sequence ATGGTCGGATTCAGCTTGGCCGTTTCGCCACTATTCTCTCAAAGCAAGGTTGAGATAAAAGAAACCTCGCCGAGTCATTTTGAGCTGATGGTTGATGGTCAGCCATTTTTCGGAAAGGGCGTTGGCGGCTATAATAATTTGCCAATGCTCAAGGAAATGGGCGGCAACTGCTTCCGTACCTGGGGGGTAGAGTCGCTTGAGAAACGTATCGATGGCAAGCCACTGCTCGATTACGCCCACGATCTTGGCCTGAAGGTTGTTGTGGGTATCTGGCTGGGCCACGAGCGGCATGGGTTTGATTATACGGACCAGTCGCAGCTCCGCAAGCAGCGCAAGGATGTGGAAGATGCTGTTCGCCGATACAAAGACCACCCCGCCGTGCTCATGTGGGGCCTTGGTAACGAAATGGAAGGGCCGATTTCAGACGGCAGCGAAATTCGCATTTGGAAGGAATTGAACCACCTGGCTAAGCTCGTCAAAGACGAAGACCCGGATCACCCGGTGATGACAGTTATCGCTGGTATCGGCGGCGAAAAGGTAAAGAACATCATCAAGTATTACCCGGAGATTGATGTGCTTGGCGTGAATGCTTACGCCAGTGCTCCAGGCGTGGGCAGTGGCTTAGTCGATCAAGGCTGGAAGAAGCCATTCATGCTAACGGAATTTGGTCCAAGTGGTCATTGGGAAGTCGGGCACACATCCTGGGGTGCGCCGATAGAGCCTACCAGCCGCGAAAAGGCTGCCTCATACTTTGCGACACAGAAGCGTGTCATCGAAGACGGACAGGGAATGTGCCTGGGGACGTTTGCCTTCCTTTGGAGCCACAAGCAGGAAACCACCTCCACTTGGTATGGCATGTTTCTGCCGACCGGCGAAAAGCTCGGCACGGTCGACGCCATGAGCTACGCTTGGAACGGCGAATTTCCGGACAACCGTAGCCCGAAATTGATTTCCCTATCCTCACCTGCTGATCAGAAGCGAATCAAGCGTGGCACAACACAGAAAGCCAAAGTCGATGTAGAGGATGCGGACGGCGATAATTTGGACATCGAATGGGTGGTTACCGCGGAAAATACGGATCGCAAGACCGGTGGCGATGCCGAAGCCGTACCACCTTCATTCCCGGAATTGATTGCCCGCAACGGTGGTGAATCGGTCGAGTTTCGTGCGCCGTCTCGTAGTGGTGCCTATCGTCTCTTTGTTTACATCCGTGATGGGGAAGGTGGCGCAGCCACTGCGAATTTCCCATTCTACGTCGAGTAA